The DNA window ACAACCGAACAAAATGAAATTATGAAGCAGTATGGTTTTACCACGGCTGATATCGGAATGGTGCTTTCGTGTTTTGGAATTGGTTATGGGATTTCAAAATTATTTATGGGAGCATTAAGTGATAAAAGTAATACTAACCGTTATTTAGCAACTGGATTGGTTATTTCTGCACTGCTTAACTTTGGCTTAGGCTCTACTCGTAGCCTATATATGATGATGCTTCTAATGTTAATTATGTCGATTGCTCAAGGGATGGGAGCAGCGGCATGTCAACGTTCTGTTCAATTATGGTGGGGAAAGAAACACCGGGGAGCAATTTACTCGATTTGGTCTTCCACACATAATGCTGGAGCCTTTGCTTGTGTTGCCGTTGTACAATTAGCAACGTTCATGTTTTCTGGTTCTATTTCTGCTGTCTTTTATACATCATCAGTGGTTTCGTTGATTATTGCGGCCTTTGTATTATTAGTTGGTGCTGATAGACCTGTTAGTGTTGGGTTGCCAAGTATTTCTGAATATACTGGGGATGAAGTTGTTTTAGAAAACGGAACTGAGTCTGATTCAGAAGAGACGAGTCTGACTTTACCACAAATTTTTGTTAAATATATTTTGACGAATAAAGTTGTATGGGCCATTACTCTAACATCAATGTCCTTGTACTTAGTTCGCTACGGGATAATGAGTTGGATTCCAAGCTATCTTGTAGAATCAAAGGGCTTTACGACTAATTTTGCAAAATGGTTAGTGGGTATTTTTGAACTTGCGGCGGTCCCTGGAGTAATTATTATGGGAGCGATTTCCGATGCATTAAAGGGACGTCGAGCTATTGTTTGTATTTTATGTGTAATTGGTTTATTTATTTGCTTGACAACGTATTTCTTTAGTACCAGTCACATTTTGATCGTAAGTGTTCTTTTTATTATGGGAACTTTAATTTACGCCCCATTAACATTGGTTGGATTAATGGTTAATGAAGCAGTTCCTAAATTTGCAGTAGGTTCATCAACTGGATTTATGGGCTTTTTCCAATACATTTTTGGTGAAACTTTAGCAACTGCTTTAATTGGTATTTTGGTAGCTAAATATGGCTGGCTTGCAAGTAATATGGTTTTATATACTGCTTCAGCGTTAGCATTTATCTTATTAGTTTATATTTTTATTGCTGAGCGTCGTGCTGAAAAGATTGCCGATTCTGACAAAAAGAATTAAATTTTCACTAAAACAAGGTCTTAAAGAATTTTTAGCCTTGTTTTTTGGTTTAATTTATGATAGTTAAAAATATTTTGCGAAAAAATGTTAAATAATAGTTAAAACATTTGACCTTTTTTGACCAATCGAGTATAGTATTATTATCCGTTAGCATATAAGACTAACGAGTGCTAATTTATTAAGGAGGCCATATCATGAATTTAGTACCTACTGTCATTGAGCAATCATCTCGTGGTGAACGTGCTTATGACATCTACTCACGGCTTCTGAAGGACCGTATTATTATGCTCTCTGGTCCAATTGAAGACGAAATGGCAAATTCAATTGTTGCGCAACTTTTATTCCTTGATGCGCAAGATTCAACTAAAGATATTTACTTATACATCAATTCACCTGGTGGGGTTGTTACCTCAGGAATGGCAATTTATGACACTATGAACTTTATTAAGGCTGATGTTCAAACTATTGTAATTGGAATGGCTGCTTCTATGGCCAGTGTATTAGTATCATCTGGTGCTAAGGGTAAGCGTTTTGGATTACCACACTCACAAGTTTTGATTCACCAACCATCTGGTGGAGCTCAAGGTCAACAGACTGAAATCGAAATTGCTGCTACTGAAATTTTGAAAACACGGAAGATGCTTAACGGTATCCTTGCTAAGAATTCTGGTCAACCTATCGAAAAGATCCAGGCTGATACTGAACGTGATCATTACTTGACAGCACAAGAAGCAGTAGATTACGGCTTACTTGATGGTGTAATGGAAAATAATTCAAAATTAAAGTAAAGTTATAAATAAAAAGATCTCCAATTATTCGATCAATTTCGAATGATGGAGATCTTTTTTGAATTGTCAAAAAGGTGAGGGGAAATTAACATCTTTGTGGCAATGGGATATCTTAGAAACGAAAAAAGGCTGTTGAAAAATTTCAACAGCCGCATAAAAAATGCGCCCCCCGAGAGTCGAACTCGGATCTCGAGAACCGGAATCTCACGTGCGATCCATTACACTAAGGGCGCGTCAACAAATATTATGTTATCTTAAACAAAAAGGAATTGCAAGCATTATTTGAAAAATTTAATTAAAATAACGCTTACATCAGAAAAATGTTGTGATTGAATAGACAATTTTTTTGAAGATGGTATCATAAGTATCGTAGGAGTTGTACTATTGCTTAGACCTTACCACTGCGTCACTTACAATGGTTGAGAGTTGCGATGCTGATGTAATGTGATAAACTAAGCAAGTACACTAATTATGTTTTTTCCTAAAGGAGGAATTTGCAGTATGACTGTAAAAATTGGTATTAACGGTTTTGGCCGTATTGGTCGTTTAGCATTTCGTCGGATTCACGAACTTAACACAAATGATATTGAAGTTGTTGCAATCAACGATTTGACTACTCCTTCTATGTTGGCTTACTTACTTAAGTATGACTCAACTCATGGTAAGTTCCCAGGTGAAGTTACATCTACTGATACTGGTATTGTTGTTGATGGTAAGGAATACCCTGTATACGCTGAACGCGATGCTCGTAACATTCCTTGGGTAAAGAACGATGGTGTTGACTTTGTTCTTGAATGTACTGGTTTCTACACTTCTGCTGAAAAGTCACAAGCACACATTGACGCTGGTGCAAAGCGTGTATTGATTTCAGCACCTGCTGGTAACATCCCAACTGTTGTTCCTGGTGTTAACCTTGATACTTTGACTAAGGATGACATTATCGTATCAGCTGGTTCATGTACTACTAGCTGCTTGGCACCAATGGCTAAGGTTTTAAATGACGAATTTGGTGTTAAGGTTGGTACTATGACTACTATCCACGCATTTACTTCTACTCAAGCTATTCTTGATGGCCCTCGTGGTAAGAAGATGCGTAACAACCGTACTGCAAGTGTAAACACTATTCCTCACTCAAGTGGTGCTGCTAAGGCTATTGGTTTAGTTATTCCTGAATTAAACGGTAAGCTTTCAGGTCACGCACAACGTGTTGGTGTTGTTGATGGTTCATTAACTGAACTTGTTTCAATCTTAGACAAGAAGGTTACTGTTGACCAAATCAACGATGCTATGAAGAAGGCTACTAACCCAGCATTCGGTTACACTGAAGATGAAATTGTTTCAACTGATATTATCGGTTCAACATACGGTTCAGTATTCGATCCTTCCCAAACTGAAATTATGGAGGGTGACGATGGTTCACAATTAGTTAAGACTGTTGCTTGGTATGACAACGAATACGGTTTCACTAGCAACATGATCCGGACTTTACTTCACTTTGCTACTCTTTAATTTGAAGTAAAATTAAACTAATTTGATTAAGGTGGGAGGAGGACTACTCCGCCCGCTTTTTTTATCAAGAGAAGAGGAGACATAATACAATGGCTAAATTAACTGTTGAAGACCTTCCTTTAGAAGGCAAGAAAGTATTAATGCGTGTTGACTTTAATGTTCCAATTAAAGACGGTGTTGTTGGTGACGACAATCGAATTGTTGCGGCTTTACCAACAATTAAATATGTTATTGACCATGGTGGTCGGGCAATCTTATTCTCACACCTTGGCCGAATTAAAAAAGAAGAAGACAAGCCTGGACTTTCACTTCGTCCAGTTGCAGAACGTCTTTCTAACTTACTAAACAAGCCAGTAACATTTGTTCCAGTTACTGAAGGTAAGCAATTAGAAGATGCTATCGATAACATGAAGAATGGTGATGTTTTACTTGTTCAAAACACCCGTTACGAAGATGTTAAGGATGGCGAATATGTAAAGCGTGAATCTGGTAATGATCCTGAATTAGGTAAGTACTGGGCTTCTCTTGGTGATGTATTTGTAAATGATGCTTTTGGTACAGCTCACCGTAAGCATGCTTCTAATGTCGGTATTGCTATTAACATGCCAGGCAAAGCAGCAGCTGGTTACTTGATGGAAAAGGAAATCAAGTTCTTAGGTGACGCAGTAGATAATCCTGAACGTCCATTTGTTGCCATCCTTGGTGGTGCAAAGGTTTCTGATAAGATTGGTGTTATTGATAACCTTCTTGACAAAGCAGACAAGATTATTATCGGTGGTGGAATGGCTTATACATTCTACGCTGCTAAGGGAATCAAAGTTGGTAACTCACTTGTTGAAAAAGACAAGATTGACGTTGCTAAGCAAATCTTAGATAAAGCTGGCGACAAGCTTGTATTGCCAATTGATAATGTAGTAGCTGATAAGTTCAACAATGATGCTGATACAAAGGTTGTTGAAGGTGATATTGACGACGGTTGGATGGCTCTTGATATCGGTCCTAAGTCTGTTGAAGAGTTCAAGAACGTATTAAAAGATGCCAAGACTGTTGTTTGGAATGGACCAATGGGTGTGTTTGAAATGCCAAACTTTGCTAAGGGTACGCTTGAAATTGGTAAATTCCTTGGTACATTAACAGATGCTACAACAATTGTTGGTGGTGGAGACTCAACT is part of the Limosilactobacillus reuteri genome and encodes:
- the gap gene encoding type I glyceraldehyde-3-phosphate dehydrogenase, with the protein product MTVKIGINGFGRIGRLAFRRIHELNTNDIEVVAINDLTTPSMLAYLLKYDSTHGKFPGEVTSTDTGIVVDGKEYPVYAERDARNIPWVKNDGVDFVLECTGFYTSAEKSQAHIDAGAKRVLISAPAGNIPTVVPGVNLDTLTKDDIIVSAGSCTTSCLAPMAKVLNDEFGVKVGTMTTIHAFTSTQAILDGPRGKKMRNNRTASVNTIPHSSGAAKAIGLVIPELNGKLSGHAQRVGVVDGSLTELVSILDKKVTVDQINDAMKKATNPAFGYTEDEIVSTDIIGSTYGSVFDPSQTEIMEGDDGSQLVKTVAWYDNEYGFTSNMIRTLLHFATL
- the clpP gene encoding ATP-dependent Clp endopeptidase proteolytic subunit ClpP, coding for MNLVPTVIEQSSRGERAYDIYSRLLKDRIIMLSGPIEDEMANSIVAQLLFLDAQDSTKDIYLYINSPGGVVTSGMAIYDTMNFIKADVQTIVIGMAASMASVLVSSGAKGKRFGLPHSQVLIHQPSGGAQGQQTEIEIAATEILKTRKMLNGILAKNSGQPIEKIQADTERDHYLTAQEAVDYGLLDGVMENNSKLK
- a CDS encoding phosphoglycerate kinase, with translation MAKLTVEDLPLEGKKVLMRVDFNVPIKDGVVGDDNRIVAALPTIKYVIDHGGRAILFSHLGRIKKEEDKPGLSLRPVAERLSNLLNKPVTFVPVTEGKQLEDAIDNMKNGDVLLVQNTRYEDVKDGEYVKRESGNDPELGKYWASLGDVFVNDAFGTAHRKHASNVGIAINMPGKAAAGYLMEKEIKFLGDAVDNPERPFVAILGGAKVSDKIGVIDNLLDKADKIIIGGGMAYTFYAAKGIKVGNSLVEKDKIDVAKQILDKAGDKLVLPIDNVVADKFNNDADTKVVEGDIDDGWMALDIGPKSVEEFKNVLKDAKTVVWNGPMGVFEMPNFAKGTLEIGKFLGTLTDATTIVGGGDSTAAVKELGVADKLTHISTGGGASLTYLEGNELPGIAAISDK
- a CDS encoding MFS transporter is translated as MLEFLKPAPVAKKKVPADKVESSYRWHQLGVLLAICIGYIGYYIIRLIFTTEQNEIMKQYGFTTADIGMVLSCFGIGYGISKLFMGALSDKSNTNRYLATGLVISALLNFGLGSTRSLYMMMLLMLIMSIAQGMGAAACQRSVQLWWGKKHRGAIYSIWSSTHNAGAFACVAVVQLATFMFSGSISAVFYTSSVVSLIIAAFVLLVGADRPVSVGLPSISEYTGDEVVLENGTESDSEETSLTLPQIFVKYILTNKVVWAITLTSMSLYLVRYGIMSWIPSYLVESKGFTTNFAKWLVGIFELAAVPGVIIMGAISDALKGRRAIVCILCVIGLFICLTTYFFSTSHILIVSVLFIMGTLIYAPLTLVGLMVNEAVPKFAVGSSTGFMGFFQYIFGETLATALIGILVAKYGWLASNMVLYTASALAFILLVYIFIAERRAEKIADSDKKN